GGATCAAGATATGGAAGTTTAGTCTGACCTGCACCAACTAATAAGCGTTTTCCCCTATCTTTACTTTTTATCTCAAACTCAGGATGACTTGCTTCAAGAGCTCCTCTTTTATCCATCATAAACGGCCCAATCCATATCCCTGGAATAAAGCCGGCTTTCTTGATCTTATTCGCCAGTGCTTTCATACCTCCGGGGAATTTATAATTCGGTTCCCACTCGCCATAACGGTGAGACCACCCATCATCGATAATTATATATTTCACACACTTCTTTAACCACGGCGTTCTTTTTATAAAATCCACATTTTCTATAATATCGTTTGCAGTGACCTGCCATAGATAGTAATCCCACGAATTCCAGCCCGCATTCTTTGCAAGATTTGGGACCGGTCTTGGCCTGCCGAATAAAGAAGCAAACTTAAAAAGGGATTTTCTGATATCCCTACCTCCTGAAACAATTAACCTGCCAATTCTGACCTTTGTTTTCGGCTTAATGGATATTTTGACTTCTGAAATACCTTCAAAACTATTTCCTGTCTTTGTAAAGCAACTATTAAAAATACGTCCTTTATCAGATAGCATCCCAAAAAATACACCCTGCTGTAAAGCGGGATCGTATATACAGGTAAAAAGCCTGGATGTATTATGGTTAACGTCTGAGTTTAAACAAGCATTTTTGAGAAAAGGACTACTTCCATTACTTAACATCTCTTCAGAATTTCTTGCTCTGGCAGAATCATTGTAAATCAACATTCTTAATCCATCTCTCTTTTGCCCTTTCCCTGATATCTTTGCAGGAGAGGATGCTGTGTTTATATCCAAAAATTTTATCTTCTCTATCCACACAGGAGACCTGCTTTTGTTTGTGATATCAATGGTCATTGAAGAAAAACAACCTTTATAAGTAGGAAAAGATAATTCAACATCAATATTCTTAAAACTGCTTTTTGCAGTACTCTGATTTTCTCCTGACTTAACTTCATAGGACGGTTTAATTTCTCTGTTTTCCAAAGTTACCGACGGCATGGCCGAACGAAAATACCAGCTATCCTCACAAAATTTCCACGATTTTGATTTTATTCTGATTCCTGAACTGGATTTCATAACACATCTCCTGTTATATCGAATTGTTATATTGCCATAATATTCTGAAATCAAATTGATTCTTCTGACTACTTTTTAATCTAAACGCAGTATGTATCTTGGACAGCGCATCAACATAATCATCAGCTTCTTTTAGTGTCCACGATTCTTTTACAGGAATGCGGAAATAGGCATCCAGAGACGCAATTACATTTGGGAATTGTTTAATATCATAATTGTATTTTCTATCTTTATAATAACACCATGGTGCTTTGCTTTTCCCAAAAGTCTCTTTATTCACAAACCATTTTTGTTCTGGAATAAGATTATCTCGATAGGTAAGACCAGCGGGAACACCTTCTGCATTCAAGGCCTCAACTACTGTTTTTCCGTCAGCAGAAAGTGTTCTGGGAATAATTCTGGCATGCGCATACCAGTATTCTTTCTGTTCCGGTATCAGCTGGAAAC
The nucleotide sequence above comes from bacterium. Encoded proteins:
- a CDS encoding alpha-galactosidase, whose amino-acid sequence is MKSSSGIRIKSKSWKFCEDSWYFRSAMPSVTLENREIKPSYEVKSGENQSTAKSSFKNIDVELSFPTYKGCFSSMTIDITNKSRSPVWIEKIKFLDINTASSPAKISGKGQKRDGLRMLIYNDSARARNSEEMLSNGSSPFLKNACLNSDVNHNTSRLFTCIYDPALQQGVFFGMLSDKGRIFNSCFTKTGNSFEGISEVKISIKPKTKVRIGRLIVSGGRDIRKSLFKFASLFGRPRPVPNLAKNAGWNSWDYYLWQVTANDIIENVDFIKRTPWLKKCVKYIIIDDGWSHRYGEWEPNYKFPGGMKALANKIKKAGFIPGIWIGPFMMDKRGALEASHPEFEIKSKDRGKRLLVGAGQTKLPYLDPTHPGTLKFLHETFSKLRNDGYRYFKIDFLSNVINAGRNGQFYNPNVTPIEALKGGISTIREAIGEDSILVGCGGFVPEIGTGIYDSCRASIDISSYWSNILVVARDMAIKSIFNGRTWENDYDFLIVRSRQTSKEKRLNVYKDLRLFIPERPYEPFSIRKGDVIRTEHEVRVWASLILVSGSSIVLSDRLSMLNKKGLEMIKTVLENASGAAWYPLDLLSSGIPRIWLSKDKSTCLIGVFNWSDRKAVINTSKFLKREGFNIKKVYEIWKRKILPLDYVELGPRDCRVFRIEKQAIK